A single Triticum dicoccoides isolate Atlit2015 ecotype Zavitan chromosome 2A, WEW_v2.0, whole genome shotgun sequence DNA region contains:
- the LOC119352370 gene encoding FBD-associated F-box protein At5g60610-like, with product MSNRRVSPPEPFIGVSMERFEASLESDGLGPGSLGPGMDMVRTVVQCSLPMPPVSPAAPLSLAGAAWLPGGADRISALPDRLLRDIISRLPAADGARTAALASRWRPLWRSAPLVVADTHFLPLGVGEEDSSRVADLVTRVLAAHPGPFRCVHLTRTAMDAHRGEIARWLDVLAAKGVQELAFINRPWPLDIRLPATLFRCAPLTRLFLSAWRLPDTAAVPRSAAFPNLRELGLSLVAVEDRDLAFLLDRSPVLEILTVILSQVPVRLRLVSHSVRCVQLCYSIVAEVLVVDAPRLESLLQSWGLGSKSQRCCRVKIGHAPKLRVIGYLQPGEHDLEIGNTSIKAGTKLTISTLVPSVEILALELKFQVRSDLKKVPNFLRCFPNIETLHIQSEKACEEPTGKVGLKFWLEGGPITCIRQQLKKLIFREFRGSTNEVAFLKFVAEKARVLEKMVVVVYLSSGVGVSAMLKPLTCAKWANEACKLQVYKSIYSDGSRPVYGVRLASEVLPADPFDLKDYYESLL from the exons ATGTCAAATCGCCGCGTCTCGCCGCCGGAGCCGTTCATCGGCGTCAGCATGGAGCGGTTTGAGGCCAGCCTGGAGAGCGACGGCCTCGGACCCGGGTCGCTGGGGCCCGGCATGGACATGGTGAGGACCGTCGTCCAATGCTCCCTCCCCATGCCGCCCGTCTCCCCCGCCGCCCCTCTCTCGCTCGCCGGCGCGGCCTGGCTCCCCGGCGGCGCCGACCGCATCAGCGCCCTCCCCGACCGCCTCCTCCGCGACATCATCTCCCGCCTCCCCGCCGCGGACGGCGCGCGCACCGCGGCGCTCGCCTCGcgctggcgccccctctggcgctcggCGCCCCTCGTCGTCGCCGACACCCACTTCCTCCCGCTCGGCGTCGGCGAGGAGGACTCATCCAGGGTCGCCGACCTCGTCACCCGCGTGCTCGCGGCGCACCCGGGCCCCTTCCGCTGCGTCCACCTCACACGCACCGCCATGGACGCGCACCGGGGCGAGATCGCGCGCTGGCTCGACGTCCTCGCCGCCAAGGGCGTCCAAGAGCTCGCCTTTATCAACCGCCCGTGGCCGCTCGACATCCGCCTCCCCGCCACGCTCTTCCGCTGCGCCCCCCTCACCCGCCTCTTCCTCAGCGCCTGGAGGCTCCCGGACACGGCCGCCGTCCCGCGCTCCGCCGCCTTCCCCAACCTCCGGGAGCTCGGTCTCTCCCTCGTCGCCGTGGAGGACCGCGACCTCGCCTTCCTGCTCGACAGAAGCCCCGTCCTGGAGATCCTCACCGTCATTCTGTCACAGGTCCCGGTGCGCCTCCGCCTCGTCAGCCACAGCGTGCGCTGCGTCCAGCTCTGCTATTCCATCGTGGCGGAGGTCTTGGTGGTGGACGCCCCTCGCCTGGAGAGCCTCTTGCAGTCATGGGGCCTCGGCAGTAAGTCCCAGAGGTGCTGCAGGGTTAAGATTGGCCATGCGCCCAAGCTGCGTGTTATTGGATACCTTCAGCCAGGAGAGCATGACTTGGAGATTGGCAACACCAGTATCAAG GCTGGGACTAAGTTGACCATCAGCACCCTTGTCCCGAGTGTCGAGATCCTGGCCTTGGAACTTAAATTCCAAGTCCGCAGTGACCTCAAGAAAGTGCCTAACTTCCTCCGATGTTTTCCCAACATCGAGACGCTCCATATCCAG TCTGAGAAGGCGTGTGAGGAGCCTACCGGCAAGGTCGGTCTCAAGTTTTGGCTGGAGGGCGGTCCTATAACGTGTATCCGGCAGCAATTGAAGAAGTTGATATTCCGTGAGTTCCGAGGGTCGACAAATGAAGTTGCTTTCCTTAAGTTCGTCGCCGAGAAGGCTCGGGTGCTGGAGAAGATGGTGGTTGTGGTCTACTTGTCTTCGGGGGTTGGCGTGAGTGCCATGCTGAAGCCTCTGACTTGTGCAAAATGGGCAAATGAAGCTTGCAAACTCCAAGTATACAAGAGCATATACAGCGATGGGTCACGGCCGGTTTATGGCGTCAGGCTGGCATCGGAGGTTTTGCCCGCTGACCCTTTTGACTTGAAAGACTATTATGAATCGCTGCTGTAA